In the Sandaracinus amylolyticus genome, CTCTACCCGATCGGCCTCGCGCTCGTGCCCGGCCTCGAGCGCGAGGTCCTCGCGCTCTACGACGAGCTGCACGCGCCGCCGGGACCGCGCGCCGCCGTGCCGCTCCTGCTGCTCGTGGTGCTCGCGGAGGAGCTGGTGTTCCGCGGCCTGCTCGTCGCGCTGCTGGAGCGCTGGGGCGTGCGGCGCAGCGCCGTGCTCGTCGCAGCGATCGCGCTCTACACGGTGCCGCAGATCGCCGGCGGCTCGGTGGTGTTGATCGCGCTCGCGATCGCGTGCGGCGCGCTGTGGACGTGGCAGCGACAGCTCAGCGGCGGGATCGTGGTCCCGCTGATCACGCACGCGCTGTGGGACGTGATCGTGTTCGTGCTGGTGCCGCTCTGATCGCGACGATCAGACCTTCGGCGCGTCCTTGAACATCTGGTTGAACGCCCAGACTTCCTTGGCGCGAAGGCTCCCGAACTGGATGCCGACGAGGCCGTCCTTGATCCAGCGGACGATCGCCGGGATCTCGGCGTCTTCCTTGAGTGGCGGAAGACGCAGGCGTAGCCTGACCTCCGCACCGAACGTGATGCGATCCTTGATCTCGATCAGCGCACCACCGAGGCTGACGTTCTGCGTCAGGCCCGCCGACTCACCGTCGGGGTGCTTGAGGGTCACGTCCAGCGCGAGCGCATATCGCTCGTGGACACGGCGTCCGCTGCTCATGGGCAGGTCGACACTGACCCCTCGCCATGAGTGAAGTCAAGCATCGTCTCCGCGTCGGGCCGGATCTGCTCGCGGCGATGCTCGTCGTCGTTCCGTCCTCACTGCTCGTCGCGATCTGGCTCGCGCCGCGCGCCGCGATTCCCGCGGAAATTCCCCCGCTCTCGCTCGACGCCGCCGAGGCACGCGCGTCGATCGCGCAGGAGCATCGCGTCGCCGCGCATGCCCCGACCGACGACGATGCGCGACGCCGTCGCGAGCTCTACGAAGCGCAGAACCTCGCGTCGATCCACGGTGAGCCCGCGGAGCGCGGCGAGGCGCGGCGCGCCGAGCTGCGCGAGGTGCTCGATCGGATGATCGACGCGCACGGCGAGGCCGTGGTCGAGGTGGTCCGCGCCGAGGACGTCGAGCGCATGATCCCTGCGCTCGCGGGCGAGGGTGACGACACCTCGCGCGCCGCGCTGCTCGGCGACTTCCGCGAGGCGCTCGAGCGATGGGGCGCGATCGCCGGCGAGCGTCGCGTCGCGCCCGACCTCGTGGTGCGCG is a window encoding:
- a CDS encoding type II CAAX prenyl endopeptidase Rce1 family protein; this translates as MTMLRVSPRVAWLAFGLALVALSASLAIRGEVSVWASTATAGVIGIAATLATTRIELRTSPRWIAIGVASGLAMAIATHVLYPIGLALVPGLEREVLALYDELHAPPGPRAAVPLLLLVVLAEELVFRGLLVALLERWGVRRSAVLVAAIALYTVPQIAGGSVVLIALAIACGALWTWQRQLSGGIVVPLITHALWDVIVFVLVPL
- a CDS encoding PilZ domain-containing protein, translating into MSSGRRVHERYALALDVTLKHPDGESAGLTQNVSLGGALIEIKDRITFGAEVRLRLRLPPLKEDAEIPAIVRWIKDGLVGIQFGSLRAKEVWAFNQMFKDAPKV